AAAGCAGTTACATGTGCAACATACAACTTTCGGTCTGTTATGGAACGATATAATCGTTTAAACTGCACAGCTATGAAATGATAAGCACGTTGAGCCAACGACGGGTTGTTGTTGCTGGTTTTGCTGTCGGGATGACGACTGATCACTGGATTGAAATCCTGAAACCATTCACATTCAGAAAGGGGAGCCCGTTCAATTATTTCCTCTAATATGTCGAACTTGTTGAGTAATAAGAGGCAATGTTTCTGGGCAAAAGCTGGATGACTGACGATGTTTTTAAAGAGCTTCTTGCTTTCCATCATCTTGTTTGTGCAAACTCCATTGTAGTCTTCCAAATACTCAGTGTACTCCGTCAAGGAAACGCAAAAGATAACAAGGTCAACATCTTCAAACATCTCCAACCACTTGCAGTTTTTCGCAACGCAGCTCGCGTGCACTCTTATTAGTTGGTACCTACATTTGCAAAAGGATCAGTTGATCGAAGGCACCTCAAGCCCATTCTTTTATTTTAAGAATGAAACAAATTAGAACTAATTACTTAAAGCTTGATGATAACCAAGAATCAAGAAGCTGCTCAAGTATAAATGAATGCATGTTCATTACTCATCTAAtactattgaaaagtttgaatggaaaagggtcaaaaatgcccttaATGGATCAGAAGTGGCTCAAAAAAGCCCTCCTTCCACCTATTGGATTAAATTTGCCCCTCCTTCCATCTATTTGTTCAAAAATATCCttcacgtattagaaatggataAAAGATGCCCTCCTTCCATTTATTGGATTAAATTTGCTCCTAACGTTATTTTCTGTTGTCCCTCTCCATTAACGGCAAAATTACATGACATTTCATTAAATTTCAATTAAACATGTGACCTTTATTTATTGGTCCAAAAATTCTGACCCAACCTAAAAGGACCCGACTCGTTCATGACCCAACCCAACACAAAACTTGTTTTAAATTAACGCAACTAAGCAACAAAATCATTTTTCGCCTCTCGTTTTTTAAGTTTTAATACGTTAAGggaattttgacccttttctgaAGTTTGAATAATAATTGTCATGTATCTGATACACATAACTACCAGCTTGCTTCAAGTGATAATAGGCTGGTTCTATGAAATAGGCACTCATGACAGTTCTTTAGGGAACACTTACCATATTTCCCTTTATGATGTGGCTATCAATAAAAGGTCCATAAACAAGATCTTTTTCCACCGTTCTAGGAATATGAAAGTTGTAACTACCAAGAAAGTGAGAGCTGACCTCATTGAGGAAGGATACTGATCAACTGCCTCCATATAACTATCCTTAGGTGGATTAGGGAACGAAAAGTCCATGCACGCTACCCCATTGGAAGAAGTAATTCCCTCAGCATATAACTTATCCATATCAGAAGGGTTGTAGTCAGCCTTTGAAATCTCAACAGCCTGCCGAGGACAATAATTTCGTAAGTTGTATGTGGAAACAAAGAACAGAATATGAGAGTACTATCAATCCCTAACTCAGAATTGAGGCATAAGACAGAGAGTAACCTACATGATCTAAGAAATAATTGGCAACTCTCGGAAGCATTTCTAACTCATTTCTCCGCTGATATGTGGCCTGAAATGCTGTATGCTTCCACAACTCCTCAACTACAGCTGCGTACTCTCGAGTAGCAGCAGGAAAAATGGCCTCCAAATTTCCCAACATCATAGCTTGAAGAAGCCAATCGGAAAAGTTTTTCAGTCTGGGGTTGATCGAATAGACATTCTCTTCTTCAATCAGGTCTGGAAGCACTGTTAGCAAAGATGATACTTAGAATCTAGCAATAGAACTCAACTCTAAATTTCACGATACTAATGCTTGGTAACGATTTCCATAGATACAagtgatttgaaaaaaaaaatcttaacgtATAGTTAATGAGAAAACTTGAACTCTTTGTACTCTTCTTTGTGATAACAAAGCAATACTTGTGATAACAAAAGGTAACAGAAAACTCAGTTCATACGGAGGTCTGGAACAACTATAATATTCAATACCTGAAGGTCCAGGTTCATCAAGCCGTTTTTTCCTCATTTCAACACGGTATTCCTCTTCAAATCTTTCACGCCCTTCGAGGAGTATAGCAATATATCTGTACAAATTTCTCTGGATCGTGTATGTAATGTTCTGATGCTCTTCTTCAGAGAAAGGAACGCGATATATAATTTTGGCCTGAAGTAGAAACAAATGCCCCTCTTAGCAACATATGTTATCTAAAATCATTCATTCTCTATACATTTTAAGTGATATAAATGCACTTAATTAGAAAACATATATCTGTACCTGTTTGAACAGAGTACTTGTTCCCGATTGATCACAACCAGCAAGAAGTAGTTTCAGTTTTTTGTTATCTGCATTGCACGAGTCACCTACACCAAATCCCCTTCCAACTTCTTCACCGGAAGAATTCTTAGACACGGGAGGAATAGGCAATCTCAAAGCAGAGCAAAGCAGCTTGTGTGTAGTCTGTAAAAAGACAGCGATTATCAGAGAATATGAGAAAAAAAATAGGTTAACTGGTCAAAAGAAGTGAATGGAGAGAAACCAACCCTGTCCCATATTTTTCCAACCACATTGTTCATACCCTCTTCCTGGCATTCTCCATCAGCACTGAGCCAAAAGCAAACGCTTCCTTCACAGTTTATTCCTGCTAGCTGAAATGATTTGACAACATGTTAAGAACTCCAACCGCGAACATTCATAATTTCAGAAGACTTAATTAGTTCAGAAATCAAACCCTCAACATATACAGCTCTACTTGCGTAATTTCCCGATTGTTTATCAGAATTTTTGTGCTTCCCTTGCTAGCATCTCTCTTAATTGTATCACCAACAGCTAGTTGGGGAGAAATTATCTGACAAGGCTTATGTCCCTCCTGTTTTATTAAGCCAAAGCAAAAAAATTATCAGGCAAACAACAGCATTAAGGTTGCAATGCAAAAAGGGGTGTTTTCTTCGTTTTGGCCCGTCGGCCGAAATTAATTAAGGGTGCTAGTcataatatacaaaacatatacactacttatgtatattataagtatatgtatgtataaaatatgtatattaacATATACATTTGCTAGCTATTTTGTAAATTTGATCACTGAAAGGCATTGGAATGTaattatctcaaaaaaaaaaaaagagtaggaTCTAACACTCACCTTTCCCCAGAATCCAGACACCTTGTCATACCAGTACTTCCCTGGTCTCAACTTCTTTGGCGGATATGCACAGCTTTGCAAGTCAACCAACTCTCTAAGGGAAAGACATTTACCATTTACGCTCACGAGATGGGGTGGAAGTTGATTAGCTTGACATGACTTCTCCAATTTCATAATCTCATCCATTTGCCATTTACTCAGCAGCCTCTTAAGCATTGTAGAACACTTACCTAAAGAATCTCGTTTTGATTCATTAATACGGTAACCAATGCAAGTAATACATTTCCTTCCTTCCGGCATTGCCCCCATTGCTCTCAACACACAATTGATACAATACTTTGCACCACAAGCTATGCATACTTCCCTCTGAGTGAATCGATTCCCTTTATGACACCGATAACACTTCTTTGAGTCACTGCTTACAATAGGTTTTTCAGGAACCATTCCTGGCTCCTCGTCATCACTGTCAGTAGTAACATCACTTGAATGAATTTCCCGGAAAGTTACAACATTTGGTCTGCTACCTTGGTTGACAGAAACCTCATCAGCATAATCTTCCACCTCATGACAAGACAATACTTCTGAGGAAATATCTGGAGAGCTCAAAATTGGTTCCTCAGATTCTAAGCCAATGGGGTTCGGATGACTTAATACTTCTTCCTTGCATTCATCCGAACTTCCTGACAGCTCACGGGAATGATCATGACTATCAGAAAATCCTAAGGTACCAGAACTTTCAATTCCATCTGATACTCTATAGGCATGATCATTCTCAACACATTCTGATTCTAAATCTGACTCTTTTGACTTTTGATTCTTGATTGATTGGGGATCACTACTCTTAACAATTGGTTCAATAATTGGTAGTGACAAATTTTTACTCAAAACAGCAGTTGTAGAAACTACTGAGGCAGTTGGAATCCGGTGTACATCAACGGGAACTACCTGAGGAATATCATAACTAACTGGAGGACCATTATACTCCTCAGCAAAGGAGTATTCTACATTAAATTCGTTGTCATGATTATCCTCCTTTCTTGAGGAAGAAACAGGGAAAAAACTTTTCAAGATTGTTGCCATTTTTAGTCAACTCAGTCCTAATCTCAAGAACTCATCAAGCACAATTTGATTAAAAGATTGAGACTTTCTTTACTCCTAGGCTTCTACCAAAAAAGGGTACTCAACAATTCTAATCAACTGATGAATACACCCCAGAAAAAAACTCTTTCTTGATATAACCAGAAGCCAAAATGTTAACCCTTTTGCTCCTTTCAATTTTGGGAAGTGGGAAAAGATCTAGGAAATGGAAACTGAATGCAAATAAGAAAATACAGTAATTGCAATGTAATAACTGTT
The sequence above is a segment of the Lycium barbarum isolate Lr01 chromosome 6, ASM1917538v2, whole genome shotgun sequence genome. Coding sequences within it:
- the LOC132599116 gene encoding extra-large guanine nucleotide-binding protein 1-like encodes the protein MATILKSFFPVSSSRKEDNHDNEFNVEYSFAEEYNGPPVSYDIPQVVPVDVHRIPTASVVSTTAVLSKNLSLPIIEPIVKSSDPQSIKNQKSKESDLESECVENDHAYRVSDGIESSGTLGFSDSHDHSRELSGSSDECKEEVLSHPNPIGLESEEPILSSPDISSEVLSCHEVEDYADEVSVNQGSRPNVVTFREIHSSDVTTDSDDEEPGMVPEKPIVSSDSKKCYRCHKGNRFTQREVCIACGAKYCINCVLRAMGAMPEGRKCITCIGYRINESKRDSLGKCSTMLKRLLSKWQMDEIMKLEKSCQANQLPPHLVSVNGKCLSLRELVDLQSCAYPPKKLRPGKYWYDKVSGFWGKEGHKPCQIISPQLAVGDTIKRDASKGSTKILINNREITQVELYMLRLAGINCEGSVCFWLSADGECQEEGMNNVVGKIWDRTTHKLLCSALRLPIPPVSKNSSGEEVGRGFGVGDSCNADNKKLKLLLAGCDQSGTSTLFKQAKIIYRVPFSEEEHQNITYTIQRNLYRYIAILLEGRERFEEEYRVEMRKKRLDEPGPSVLPDLIEEENVYSINPRLKNFSDWLLQAMMLGNLEAIFPAATREYAAVVEELWKHTAFQATYQRRNELEMLPRVANYFLDHAVEISKADYNPSDMDKLYAEGITSSNGVACMDFSFPNPPKDSYMEAVDQYPSSMRYQLIRVHASCVAKNCKWLEMFEDVDLVIFCVSLTEYTEYLEDYNGVCTNKMMESKKLFKNIVSHPAFAQKHCLLLLNKFDILEEIIERAPLSECEWFQDFNPVISRHPDSKTSNNNPSLAQRAYHFIAVQFKRLYRSITDRKLYVAHVTALEADSVDEALKYMREILKWDEERRKVMRDWTTESAEASTTLDASTTI